TCGCGACCACCTGCAGCAGGATGCTGACGGCGAGCCGCCGGCCGCGACCGGGGCGGCCGCTCACGCGCCTTCGTCCGACGCGGAGCGGCGGCGCCGCCGGGTCACGAAGACGATGCCCGCGCCGACCATCCCGGCGCCGGCGAGCACCAGGCCCATCGACAGCTGGCCGCCGGTGACGGGCAGGCTGCTCGTGGACGCACGCCACAGCTCCACGACCAGAACCTGCGCTTCGGTGGCGGAGTCGACGACCGCCTGCAGCGGGCTCTTCACACCGGTGTATCCGGCCGGGAACGAGACCGGCATCGCGTAGTAGTACCGATAGAGCGCGTCGGTCGCCTCCCGGTCGAGGCCATCGACGAACCCGGACCACCGCAGGCCGGGGATGTCGATCCGCCCCTGGGCGTCGGTGCTCCACTCGGACACGCCGCCCACGACGATCGGATTGCGGCCGGCGCGGGCGTCTTCGGCGCTCAGATACAGCCGGAACACCGCGCCGGGAATGAGGGTCTCGGGCTTGCCGCGCTCGTGGACGATGATCGCGAGCGGACCCCACTTGGTCATCGCGGTGTCGCTCACCGGCGCGGGAGCTCCCTCGCCGCCCTGCATCGCCGCGCTGCTCGCGTAGAGCACCGCCTCGTTGCGGATCTCACCCTCGGCGAGAACGGTCGTGGCGTAGGTCACGACGACGCGCGCGTCTGCGCTGCCCGCCACGGCCCGCGCGAGCAGCTCGAGCCCGGCGGCGGTGAACTCGACCGTGAGCGTGCGGGTGTTCGCGTCGTAGACGCGGGTGTAGTGGGTGCCCTCGGTGAGCTGCGGGCACAGAGCGCGGGTCGTCGCGCCGCAGTCGATCACGACGGTGGCGCTCGTGCCGGCATCCACCAGCGCAAGTCGAGGATCGATCTTCTGCACGACCCGATAGCCGTCGAGATCACGCAGATTCGGGATGCCGGAACGCGACACCCAGCCCACCACATCGCCGAGGGTCACCGCGTCACGGTCGGAGACCTCGAGGACGACACCGGCCTGCGCGTTCTTCGGATACACGTGCACGGTGGACAGCCACCGGTCGCCCGCCTCGGGGTCGGTGAGCGGGAGCACGACGACGAACGGGACCGCAGGGACGAAGCCCGCCGGAGTGGCGACTTCGGTCACGAGATACACGCCGACGGCGAGGCCGCCGAGCGTGGCGTTGCCGGCACGATCGGTCGTCGCGCGCGCGGCGGCATTCGCCCCACTCGTCAGTGCGGTCGCCGTCGCGGCGGTGAGCGCGGCCGCACGAGCCTGACCGGCAGAGGTGGTCGGGTCGATGCCCGGCACGCGTGTGGCGGTGAAGGTCGCTCCCGAGACCGGAGTCAGGCCCGACGTGTCCTGCGGCAGTCCGGAGGCCAGTGCCCCCAGCACGTGCGGCTGGGAGAACTTGTGGATCTCGATCATGGTGACCACCGCGTCCGGGTCGGACGCCGCCTGGCTGGGCAGGGCTCCGCCGAGCACGGCCAGCACGCTCAGCACGACGGCGACGAGCGCCGCGAGCGGAGTGCGGATGAGGGATGCCGGCAAAGCGGTCGCCGCGGGGTGCGGTCGGCGACGGTGAGTGGTCACGGGCGGCATCTCCTCTGTGTGCTGGTCGGTGTGATGGTCGATCGGGGGGCGGGCGGCTGCGGAGTTCGGGTCTCCGCAGCCACCCACCGGCTTACTCGGCGGCGGCCTCGGCGCGGCGGCGCAGGCGCGCCACCACGAGAACGCCGGCGAGGAGCACGATGCCGCCGATCATCAGGAACCCGACACCGGTGCCACCGGTCAGCGGCAGCACGAAGGCTCCGCTGGTCGACTGGTTCACGATGATCTGGGTGGTCTGCGACACCGAATCGCCGTCGATCGTGATCTTCACGGGCTCGGCGAGCAGCTGGTGGCCGGCGAGCGCCTTGGTCTCGACGAGCCAGTACGCCTGGTAGGCGGGGTCGCTCGTGTCGACAGCAGCACCGTTGGCCCAGGCGCTGTACCGCAGACCCTCGATGGTGACGTTGCCGCTGGCATCGGTGGTCCAGAGGTTGCGCGCGGTGCCCGCGTTGTCGGTCGCGGTGACGTAGCCAGCGCCGCCGGCCTTCGCGGCCGCCTCGGTCGCGTACACGCGGAACTCGGCACCCGACAGGTCTTCGACCTCGGCATCCGAACTGTCCTTGATGAGGCGGTAACTGCCGAACTTGGTCTCGACCTCGTTCGTGGTCAGCGGCTTCTCGTTCGTCTTGGAGCTGTGATCGGGGTAGATCTTCGCCGCGTTGGCGATCTCCGTGGCCTGCTTGACGGTGGTGACGAGGGTCACGACGACCTCGGCGTCGGCGGCGTCGTTCACCGCGGTGGCGAGGGCGGTGCGGCCGGCTGGGGTGAAGACGATCTGGTGGGTGGTCACACCCGTGCCGGCGACGGCCTGCAGCGTGTAGTGGGTGTCCACGGTCAGCGCCGTGCCGCCGGCCGTGACCGTGATGGCCGGGCTGGCCGTCGTCGAGAGCGCGAGCTCGGCGTCGGTGAGGGTGTCGGCGATCTCGAAGTAGTCGGGCGCGACGAACGCCGTACCGGCGGCGTTGGCGACGCGCGGGATGTCGGTCGTGATCGTCCAGGTGACGTCACCGCCGACGACGAGGGTGCCCTCGCTGACGGTCTTGGTCGCACCGATCTGCGCGTTCTTGGGGTAGACGTGGATGGTGTCCAGCCACGCGTCGCTGTCGTCCGGGTCGGTCAGCGGCACCGCGAGGAGGAAGTCGACGGCGGCGGTCACGCCTGCGGGGGTGGCGGACTCCTTGACGACGTAGAGACCGCGCGGCAGGGTCGCCGTGGTCACGCCGTCCGCGCCCGTGGCGGTGAACGAGTCGGTCTTGGTGGTGCTGGTCGGTGCCGTCGCCGCGGTCCAGGCGGCTGCCGCCTGCTGTCCCGCGTTGGTGCCGATGTCGTTCGTCTGGCCGGCAGCAGTGCCGTCGACCAGGTAGTAGTCGAAGACGACGTCCTTGATCGGGGTGGCGCCGCTCACGTCCTGCGGCGTGCCGTCTGCTGCCGTGCCCGGCGTCGCCGGCTGGGCGAGCTTGGTGATCACGACGGTCGACTGATCTGGGACGGGCTGCGACGCCGCGCTGGCGGCGGTGCCGCTGCCCAGGGCGAGCGCGGCCGCGGTCAGCAGCGCTCCCGCCGTTGCGAGGATGCCTCGCTTCTTGGTGCTGTTCATCGGTGTTGCCTTTCTCACGGTGCTTCGTGGGTGATGTGGATGTATGTGGGGTCGGAGGGGTCGGAGAGCCGTCGTCGACGCCACCACCAGGCGCCGGCGAGCGCGGCGATGAGGGCGGTCGCACCGACGAGGGTGGGCAGCGCCCAGCCATCGCCGCCGGTCAAGGGCAGCACGATCGGCGAGGCACGCACCTCATGGGTCGTGCATGTCGCGCGGGCTCCCTGCGCAGGGAGCTGGCAGGTCGCCGGCGGCTGCTGGCCCGTGGCGGTGAGGTGGTTGCGGAGCACGAAGCCCTGCAGCGGAGCGGCGGCAGCCCGGCGGGCCGCGGCATCGTCGCTGTTCTGCTTGACGGTCACCGTGAACGAGAGCGTCCGGACCTCGCCGCGCGGCACCGATCCGGTGATCACCAGTCGCGGCTGAGTGCCGGCCATCTCGGTCGGGGTCGCCGTCACGCCGGCACCGCTGTACTGGATGCTGCCCGCGGTGAACACCGCGTCGTCGAGGACGTCGCGCAGGTGGTCGACGTGATCGATCGTGGCGGCCTGGGTGCCCGCGAGGTTATCGAAGGTCAGCGTGTAGGTGACCACCGAGCCCGCGGCGACGAGCTCGCCCGAGGCGGGGTCCGCATCCTTCGCGATGACCAGCTGCGGCTTGAGCGCCGTGTTCGTGTAGGTGCAGGTGACGTTCTGCCCCGCCGTGACCGACACGGTCGCACCGGTGACGACGCCGGTCGAGGGATTCTTCGTGGCCGTGTATGCCGCGGTCGTGCAGGTGAGGCCGGTCCAGTCGAAGCCGTACTGCCATACCGAGGACGCCGGAACGACTTCGGACAGCGTGTAGGTCCCAGTCGCGACGGGCTGCTTGACTGCGGCGGCGCCGTTGACGGTCGCGGTCGAGCTCGTACCGGTGGCGCGGAGCGTGAAGTCCGCCGCCGTGGCGGTGGCACCGGTCGTGCCGTTGTCGACCGTCTTGATGAGGGTGAGGTACGGCGGGGTGTAGGTGACCGTGCAGTCGATGGCGGTGCTCGGCTGCAGCACGAACCAGGAACTGCCCGCGGCGGGTGCCGTCGCGCTGGTGCCGGTCGCCGGCCAGCGTTCGGTCGTGGCGCCGCCGGTCTTCGTGCATACCCACGCAGCGGTGTAGGAGGGCGACGGCGCGGTGGCAGCGAAGGTGAGCGCGGATCCGCTCGCCGGAACAGGGAGCTCGAGCGCCTGCGTGGCCGTGAGCCCGGTGGCGCCGGTATCGGCGATCCGGGTGAGCTGGCCGCCGCCGACCGTTGCCGTGAAGCTGCCCGCGGTCGCGGCACCGGACGTGTTCAGCACGCGGTCGGCGACGTTCACGGTGACCGAAGCGCGCGAGGTGAGCAGGCCGAACGCGACGCCCTGCAGGCCGCCGCCCAGCATCTGCTGCGTGACGGTGAATGCGGCGCCGTTCGACGGCGGCAGCGCCTGCAGCATCGCGGTGCCGGTCTTCGTGGAGCTCCCGCTGGCGGAACAGCTGACCGTGCTGCTGGGCGGAATGAGGCTCGCCGGCCAGTTGCTTGCCGCTGTGGCACTGCAGGCGTTGCCCACTGCAGCGGTCTTGCGTGCGGCATCCGTCGTCGCTGCGGTGAACGCCGTGGGGTTGTTGGGCAGCCAGCGGAAGCCCTGCCCGCCCGACTGCGTCCAGGTGATGCTCTCGTTCGCATCCGTCGACTCGGCGTCGGCGACGACGATCGAGTAGCCGGCGAACGCCGTTCCGCCCTGGGTCACCTGGATATCGCTGAGCCGGACCGTGGTGGTGTTGCCACCGGCATCCACCGGCCCCTGATAGAGCGCCGGGCGAACGGTCTCGCGGATGCTCGCGGGGACCTCGTACAGGCTGTTGCCGAGGAACGCTGCCGAGTACGTGGGGAACTTGTGGCTGCGCGCGGCCATCGCGGCGGAACGCGGTGCCGTGATCGAGAGCTTCGCGGTGAAGACATACGCCCCGCCGCTCAGCGAGACCGTCATCGGGAAGTTCGTGACGTTGCCGTAGTAGGTGCCGGTTTGCGCGTCCATGTACAGACCGGCATCTCGTGCGTTGCCCGCCTGCGTGACGCTGTTGGTCGCCGCGGTCGCCACCGACTGCGACCGAGCGCAGCCTTCGAACGTGGCCGAACCGTACGCCGCTCCCATGAGGCTTTCGAACGTCATGATGGTGCGGCGATAGTTCGTGCCACTCGTGCCCGTTCGGTACGCGCTCGGGCACGCGGTGAACTGGGCCTGAGTGATCGCGGTCGTCGACGTCGATCCGACCTGAATCCACTGCGTCGTGATCGCTGCCTTCTGGCCCGCGGCGTTCGTGTACGACAGGTCGAGCCAGCAGAGCGTGTCCTTGTACTGACCGGTCGTGGCGTTCGCGTACACGCAGCCGTTGTCCGCGTCGGCCGCCGCGAGGGCGGTGATACTCATCGGCGCGGCAAGGGTGCTCTTGAGCTCCAGTGTCTCGACGATCTCTTCGCTCGTCTCGCCGTCGATCGCACCGACGACGTCGGTCGGCTCCGGCTCCGGCGACTGGGTCGGCTCCGGCGACTGGGTCGGCTCGGGCGTCTCGGTCGGCTCCGGCGACTGGGTCGGCTCGGGCGTCTCGGCCGGCTCGGGAGTCACGGTCGGCTCCGGCGACGTGGTCATGCTCCGCGCAGGTGCAGTGCTGTCGCTCTGCGCGGGCGCCGCGGTCGCAGTCCGACCGGCGGAATCGATGTCGCCCGGCGGGGTGGTGACGGCATCCGCCGCGATCAGTGTGGACTGCGCGAGGGGAGGCGTCTCGGCCGTGGCCGGCATCACGGCCACGCACGAGAGAACCGTCGCGCAGACCGCGATCGCGGCCGCAACAGTCCAGTCGTGCGCACGCGCGCGAAGATGACGCATTCTCTCCCCCTTCGGGACCCGCGCCGGGTGTGCGGCGGGTCCGATGCCCAGGGAAAGTCGACGTCATCTCCCCAGATGAGAACAGTCTCATTTAGGCTTGTCCCCCATTTGGGGGACTTGAGGAGATATTGTGCTGATCTTGAGGAAAAATCTCTTACTGATCTGCGACAGAAAGAAGCCCCCGGCGAGCAATATGCTCACCGGGGGCTTCGGGTACTACAGGACCTACTTGTTGATCTTGGTCACCGTGCCGGCGCCGACGGTGCGGCCACCCTCACGGATCGCGAAGCCGAGGCCCTCTTCCATGGCGATCGGCTGGATCAGCTCGACCGACATGTCGGTGGTGTCGCCGGGCATGACCATCTCGGTGCCCTCGGGCAGCGTGATGACGCCGGTGACGTCCGTGGTGCGGAAGTAGAACTGCGGGCGGTAGTTCGTGTAGAAGGGGTTGTGACGGCCACCCTCGTCCTTCGACAGGATGTACGCCGTGCCATCGAAGTTCGTGTGCGGCGTAACCGAACCCGGCTTCACGATGACCTGGCCGCGCTCGACGTCGTCACGCTTGGTGCCGCGCAGGAGCAGACCACAGTTCTCGCCGGCCCAGGCCTCGTCGAGCTGCTTGTGGAACATCTCGATACCGGTGACGATCGTCTTCTGCGTCGGGCGCAGACCCACGATCTCGACCTCGGAGTTGATGGCCAGCGTGCCACGCTCGGCGCGGCCGGTGACGACGGTGCCACGACCGGTGATCGTGAAGACGTCCTCGACGGGCATGAGGAAGGGCTTGTCGCGGTCACGCACCGGGTCGGGCACGTTCTCGTCGACGGCTTCCATGAGCTCGAGGATCGATGCGACCCACTTCTCGTCGCCCTCGAGCGCCTTCAGCGCCGAGACGCGGACGACGGGAGCGTTGTCACCATCGAAGTCCTGCGACGACAGCAGTTCACGAACCTCGAGCTCGACGAGCTCCAGGATCTCCTCGTCGTCGACAGCGTCGGACTTGTTCAGCGCGACCAGCAGGTACGGAACGCCGACCTGCTTGGCGAGCAGCACGTGCTCACGCGTCTGAGCCATCGGGCCGTCGGTGGCGGCGACCACGAGGATCGCGCCGTCCATCTGAGCGGCACCGGTGATCATGTTCTTGATGTAGTCAGCGTGACCCGGGGCGTCGACGTGCGCGTAGTGGCGCTTCGGGGTCTCGTACTCGATGTGCGAGATGTTGAT
This DNA window, taken from Microbacterium invictum, encodes the following:
- a CDS encoding SpaH/EbpB family LPXTG-anchored major pilin yields the protein MTTHRRRPHPAATALPASLIRTPLAALVAVVLSVLAVLGGALPSQAASDPDAVVTMIEIHKFSQPHVLGALASGLPQDTSGLTPVSGATFTATRVPGIDPTTSAGQARAAALTAATATALTSGANAAARATTDRAGNATLGGLAVGVYLVTEVATPAGFVPAVPFVVVLPLTDPEAGDRWLSTVHVYPKNAQAGVVLEVSDRDAVTLGDVVGWVSRSGIPNLRDLDGYRVVQKIDPRLALVDAGTSATVVIDCGATTRALCPQLTEGTHYTRVYDANTRTLTVEFTAAGLELLARAVAGSADARVVVTYATTVLAEGEIRNEAVLYASSAAMQGGEGAPAPVSDTAMTKWGPLAIIVHERGKPETLIPGAVFRLYLSAEDARAGRNPIVVGGVSEWSTDAQGRIDIPGLRWSGFVDGLDREATDALYRYYYAMPVSFPAGYTGVKSPLQAVVDSATEAQVLVVELWRASTSSLPVTGGQLSMGLVLAGAGMVGAGIVFVTRRRRRSASDEGA
- a CDS encoding SpaH/EbpB family LPXTG-anchored major pilin, with the protein product MNSTKKRGILATAGALLTAAALALGSGTAASAASQPVPDQSTVVITKLAQPATPGTAADGTPQDVSGATPIKDVVFDYYLVDGTAAGQTNDIGTNAGQQAAAAWTAATAPTSTTKTDSFTATGADGVTTATLPRGLYVVKESATPAGVTAAVDFLLAVPLTDPDDSDAWLDTIHVYPKNAQIGATKTVSEGTLVVGGDVTWTITTDIPRVANAAGTAFVAPDYFEIADTLTDAELALSTTASPAITVTAGGTALTVDTHYTLQAVAGTGVTTHQIVFTPAGRTALATAVNDAADAEVVVTLVTTVKQATEIANAAKIYPDHSSKTNEKPLTTNEVETKFGSYRLIKDSSDAEVEDLSGAEFRVYATEAAAKAGGAGYVTATDNAGTARNLWTTDASGNVTIEGLRYSAWANGAAVDTSDPAYQAYWLVETKALAGHQLLAEPVKITIDGDSVSQTTQIIVNQSTSGAFVLPLTGGTGVGFLMIGGIVLLAGVLVVARLRRRAEAAAE
- a CDS encoding LPXTG cell wall anchor domain-containing protein, which produces MRHLRARAHDWTVAAAIAVCATVLSCVAVMPATAETPPLAQSTLIAADAVTTPPGDIDSAGRTATAAPAQSDSTAPARSMTTSPEPTVTPEPAETPEPTQSPEPTETPEPTQSPEPTQSPEPEPTDVVGAIDGETSEEIVETLELKSTLAAPMSITALAAADADNGCVYANATTGQYKDTLCWLDLSYTNAAGQKAAITTQWIQVGSTSTTAITQAQFTACPSAYRTGTSGTNYRRTIMTFESLMGAAYGSATFEGCARSQSVATAATNSVTQAGNARDAGLYMDAQTGTYYGNVTNFPMTVSLSGGAYVFTAKLSITAPRSAAMAARSHKFPTYSAAFLGNSLYEVPASIRETVRPALYQGPVDAGGNTTTVRLSDIQVTQGGTAFAGYSIVVADAESTDANESITWTQSGGQGFRWLPNNPTAFTAATTDAARKTAAVGNACSATAASNWPASLIPPSSTVSCSASGSSTKTGTAMLQALPPSNGAAFTVTQQMLGGGLQGVAFGLLTSRASVTVNVADRVLNTSGAATAGSFTATVGGGQLTRIADTGATGLTATQALELPVPASGSALTFAATAPSPSYTAAWVCTKTGGATTERWPATGTSATAPAAGSSWFVLQPSTAIDCTVTYTPPYLTLIKTVDNGTTGATATAADFTLRATGTSSTATVNGAAAVKQPVATGTYTLSEVVPASSVWQYGFDWTGLTCTTAAYTATKNPSTGVVTGATVSVTAGQNVTCTYTNTALKPQLVIAKDADPASGELVAAGSVVTYTLTFDNLAGTQAATIDHVDHLRDVLDDAVFTAGSIQYSGAGVTATPTEMAGTQPRLVITGSVPRGEVRTLSFTVTVKQNSDDAAARRAAAAPLQGFVLRNHLTATGQQPPATCQLPAQGARATCTTHEVRASPIVLPLTGGDGWALPTLVGATALIAALAGAWWWRRRRLSDPSDPTYIHITHEAP
- the tuf gene encoding elongation factor Tu; protein product: MAKAKFERTKPHVNIGTIGHVDHGKTTLSAAISKVLADKYPSATNVQRDFASIDSAPEERQRGITINISHIEYETPKRHYAHVDAPGHADYIKNMITGAAQMDGAILVVAATDGPMAQTREHVLLAKQVGVPYLLVALNKSDAVDDEEILELVELEVRELLSSQDFDGDNAPVVRVSALKALEGDEKWVASILELMEAVDENVPDPVRDRDKPFLMPVEDVFTITGRGTVVTGRAERGTLAINSEVEIVGLRPTQKTIVTGIEMFHKQLDEAWAGENCGLLLRGTKRDDVERGQVIVKPGSVTPHTNFDGTAYILSKDEGGRHNPFYTNYRPQFYFRTTDVTGVITLPEGTEMVMPGDTTDMSVELIQPIAMEEGLGFAIREGGRTVGAGTVTKINK